The following is a genomic window from Bradysia coprophila strain Holo2 chromosome IV unlocalized genomic scaffold, BU_Bcop_v1 contig_5, whole genome shotgun sequence.
ACTCCACATTTCCTTAGCTGTTGTTTTAGTTCTTACGTGGTTCAGTTGGCTGTCCTCAACCAACAAACCAATTGAAGCACATGCTTTATCGTCGCTCTTTTTCCATTTATCGACATTTGCTTGGTTCGATCTATCGTTTAGCAACACAGGGGTCGCTTCTGTAATCACATGCCAAACTTCCAAACTTCAGTATTTCCAGgtgaaataattattattgttcAGCTTGATGATAGATGTCTTTACTTTGTCAGCCATTTTCTTCTCCGACCTCTGGTTGAAATGTTCGTTCGCTGGATTTGCTTTTCTATTTCGCCTTACTGGATTTCGCTTTAGTTTACGCACCTCAATTTTCTGGACTTTACTTTACTGGACTTTCCTTTACTGTACTTTAATTTACTGGCTATTAGCTTCgaatcagaaaattttctttcttacgAAAATGGCCGTTCGCAATTTACTTTCCGGCAAGACTTTTTCGtctcaaaaactgaaaaacttttattaaccTTTATTAACGATTGGACTacctgggcccataacctattgaaatgaacaaaatgtttcGGCCGAACTTGATGCTTTACTTTAGATTCGTATAATAAAAGACGACCTTTAATCAGAATAATATAAAGGTTATTGCGAACGACCTGTTCGTTTCAAGATCTAATACAAAAGAGACAGAGTACAGATTGCATGACATTCACAATGAGCAGAGTTGTTATCGCATAAGTAATTGTATTCCAACACCACATACACCCACTCACGTTCAGCTCCACTGGCGATTCGccaaacttttcaaattgaaggaattagaataaattacgaaattatcaaaataatggTCGAAAATGGTCCATTCCCGCCGCTCCCTAGTAAAAAGAAACTGTGTTTGAGTTgataattttgctttttattaattaaatgtaattttttacattttctataacacttttatttttgtcttttaaagATAATTTAGACTTATgcaatttttaacattttttttttgctttttgtaCTGCACAATATATTGAAGctatcaaatttcataaataaaaactttcaaaattaaCGTCTAAGTTTTCAATTCTTTGCTTAGTGGTTCGAATTTCAACGATTAGATGTGACGAGATATTTAgactaataataataataattttactttggaataattttttttttaagatttacCTTGTCATTAGATTtatcttttcatttcaataatagTTTTAATACCATCATCATATATCATGCTATTTAGCTCAAATGAAgctaaaacaaaatgtaatataCAAATTTCACGTGTACCCGTACGAATATACAaacactcaatttttttatcattaaatacagttttccattttcttcgtCTGAATTTCGTCGTCGTGGCGAACACTAACACAATCCGCCCTCTTCTTCGTCGTCGTCGATTGCCGGTGGAGGTTGAGAAGATGAGCCTTCGCCCTGCGATAGAACAGAAATGTATTACACTGAGAACACAGGGTTCAGTAAAGTATTATCGTTTTAAGCATAATTTGACGTATATATGTGTTCCGTGCTGGCTGGATGTtattagtatattacttccgaggttccaagttgtgtatgtGATAactggggtgttacagcccgacccgaaggggagggctgtatttcccacttgtcaaataacaacttggaacctcgtaagtacaatgctttacgtgattaggcaatgtaaatgaaaatgaaacatgccgtaacacgtaaaatcaattatcacatacgcgcggtgttcggctgtcaaaattacttaactagaagtttaattcaaaaattacacttcagttctatgttgttgtctcgttttcgattatgtgataaaatagagtacacacttgtcactatcagtctcggcaagcctcgacttcttcgtgacaagtgtgtaatatatattaactTAAATGTCTTGCATTGCTTGTCATAACGATCGAGAAAAATTGGTGTAGTAGACATTGCGTTTACATAAGTATTGCAGTGAAGAAATACGTACAAAgaatctctcaaataaaatgaagcaATATTAggaacccaaatttaaaactttttttatcacacacataaccaattacttctctgttaacaTAAACTATCTCGGTACCACTTtccccaagatatatcacttttactaaaatcaaaTATGGCCGCCagcagccattttgttggGAGACCGAAAGTAGTTCTGACGATTTACATTCgctaatacctttcaaacaaaaacgagccatcagaacagtcggagcgtttacTGCGACTGAACCCCGTACAAACctgtatatctattgcgtacgtgaccctagtgcgtctgtcgcCCTACttttaccgtaagcctattgcgcccatcaatgtagttaaagtaaaattattatgaaatcaGTACATCTTAGCAATTACGCATAGCtccgtacgatgttcctttcaaatgtaacaaaaatttcaaatagccctaaaattttaacttattgagtataaatacacatagggcctagtatcggcctcagtccgaggacccacatttttttccaacaacattctattcaaCCTTCGAtaaccttccaaatcaaacgaaaattacgaaaaacgaatgaaatttactcgaggtATGTGTAAGTAGCAGCCTTAGTCCatggatccaaatttaatttttttcaacaacattctattcagcCTTCGATTACcatccaaatgaaacaaaaattaggaaaaacggatcaaatttactcgaccTATATGCAAAAAACacatagggccgagtagcctttcacttctaaggccctaagtcacggtccactcacccgatttaaaaaaaaaaaaaatccagaattggcattgacaatacctaccatttacatttccatcgttaatgttgccataaatatcaccaaaagaccttaaatcacttaggtggccctaactcacgaagggcagACCCGAATATGGCGATCCTCGAATTTAGCCttactatttcgactatctttgagggatttttttttttaaatcggatttgacttactcaagatatcgacgtgacagacggacgtacagacaaaatttttattgcggattcgtcatctatgaacataggcaaacattttgcccttactgtcttcatcgaattccatcaattacacacggcatcgtaaacctatgagcccctttgtacttcgtacggggctaaaaatcatgaaattcggtcaaaatttactcgagattttgacaaaaaaacacctgtacggccgagtagccgtaTATGAGCTCACACGaagggacctagctcacgctccggtgaaccaaatttcataaacgaATCCtctcaaattgaatttcgtttgaCTAAATATTTGTGTATTGGGTCTCAAATTGATGTCAGCAGCTTCTTTCGTTCATATACCACCACCCAGAACTAGTGTCCCAAATTATAGCTACTTGatctagaaaaaatttaaaaatccgTATTAGGACGTACATGTTTTTCACAGGCCATATCTCAAGCCCATAAACTTGGACCATGGCCGGCCGACTCAAATAAGATGTACTTGAATGTAGATTTCGAATGAcaacacttaaaaaaaattgattggaaATGGTCAGTGACAATGTCTtcaaagttgatgaattttccggGACACTTTGGACTCCTCCAAAAAACGTACTTTCGAGAGCAgaagaactttttcaaaaaaataatgtatttTCGTAGATATTAGACTTGGACGACTTTTCCGGCTGGAACAACTTTTCATGGCAAACAAATCCTAAAATCCTAAAGAATTTCAGGCGCACTATGGCTCCCTTCGCTCGTTAGACAACATCATATCTAATGACAAAAACAACTCCAGTTCTGAACGTGTTGCATTAGacactagatgtgtaattgCCACGCACTTTGCATCGAGAATCAactacaacgttttatgcaacgtTTACTATACTCAATAAGCCACCGAGAAATGAGTTTCAAAGCTCATGTCAAATGACCAatgatcaaattttcaaatttcacttACATCGTTCGTCGAAGCGCCAGTGTTCGGTGATTTGTAGGACGCTGTGGCATTTTCAATAACATTTGCTTTCGGCGCCGACATACCCTTCGGAAGTTGAAGATCCCTCGCTAGCCTAGCGTACTCAACATCCATGTGTTTAATGAATGGCGATGCCAAAGCCTGTCGTGCCAAATCCGGATCCTCATCATCGTAAGCCTAAACAAAAACGGGATAGTAGAGAGAAAGAAGCAGGTGTCGACAGGCGACAACATTAACACTCTACCTGCAGTAACATTTCGAGCGTTTGAACTTCGTTAGCGTCACAGCAGTTGCCCCATTCCTTGAATGCTTTTTCGGCGGCGACAGAGTCTCCACGAGCCAGTTGCACCAGCACCAAGGCAACAGCTAATCGACCTAAATACCAAACGGGACAGTTCGTAATTTTGCCAGGTAAGGAACGTGCCGTGAGAGCTTACCTATGGCTTGATATGATTCGGTTTGTTGATTCAGGCATATTTCACGTCGAAGTGCGTCAGCAGCTTGGTCAAacctttaacaaaattttggatGAGAAACTCAATTCAACGATCTCCCATTTCGAATCCTTACATTCCCAGTCGAACCATAATCCTCGATACTTTCGTTGCATAGCCAGCCCCTTGTCTGGAATGGTCTTCGATCTGTTAATTTAGCAAACGTTCAGTGTGactgttaaaattaattaataaaaaaagtgaaGGAATTGAGTACCATGACGACTTCAATAGCGTGCTGATATAAATTGAGCGCCTGTTCTGGATGGATATTTTCGATAATCTTGGCGGCTTTATCCAATGCAGAAGCTGGCAATTGAAAGACCATCAAAAATGCATTTCATTTACTATGTCAATCAATTCCACAGATACTGACCTGCAGCCTCTGGTGAGCCTTGCTGCTGATAAAGACGACATGCGCGATGTGCCAAACTTTCGATTTcaccaaaattattttgctcTTTCAAAATTAGGATCACCTGAAAATGAGAAATTGTCAAATCAAACGTGTCCACTGCCCCTTCGCCATAAATGGTCTGAagcaacgaaaaatatttttccgttttgttgttgttctcaTTTACTTGTTCAAAACACTTGGCTGCATGGAAAAGCGATCGATTTTGCATGTGGCACTCGGCTGCCTTCATCAAACACTCTTTACACTGATCGAATGATTTTGCATTTCGGTAACAAGTCGCTGGAAAAAATGTCCCATTACGggaattcgttaaatttcccATCAAAACATCGataacatttcattcatttaccAGCTTTCTGATATTCATCGCAGGCAATGTCATAATCGGGTCTCCATTTCAACAATCCAGTTTTCAGACTGTGTGAacggaaaattcatcaaaatattgaaGCACAACACCTCGATTCACTCACCTCTTTTCAGCTTGTCG
Proteins encoded in this region:
- the LOC119071574 gene encoding gamma-soluble NSF attachment protein-like isoform X2, with the translated sequence MSTSKIEEAQEHIRQAEKSLKTGLLKWRPDYDIACDEYQKAATCYRNAKSFDQCKECLMKAAECHMQNRSLFHAAKCFEQVILILKEQNNFGEIESLAHRACRLYQQQGSPEAAASALDKAAKIIENIHPEQALNLYQHAIEVVMIEDHSRQGAGYATKVSRIMVRLGMFDQAADALRREICLNQQTESYQAIGRLAVALVLVQLARGDSVAAEKAFKEWGNCCDANEVQTLEMLLQAYDDEDPDLARQALASPFIKHMDVEYARLARDLQLPKGMSAPKANVIENATASYKSPNTGASTNDGEGSSSQPPPAIDDDEEEGGLC
- the LOC119071574 gene encoding gamma-soluble NSF attachment protein-like isoform X1 is translated as MSTSKIEEAQEHIRQAEKSLKTGLLKWRPDYDIACDEYQKAATCYRNAKSFDQCKECLMKAAECHMQNRSLFHAAKCFEQVNENNNKTEKYFSLLQTIYGEGAVDTFDLTISHFQVILILKEQNNFGEIESLAHRACRLYQQQGSPEAAASALDKAAKIIENIHPEQALNLYQHAIEVVMIEDHSRQGAGYATKVSRIMVRLGMFDQAADALRREICLNQQTESYQAIGRLAVALVLVQLARGDSVAAEKAFKEWGNCCDANEVQTLEMLLQAYDDEDPDLARQALASPFIKHMDVEYARLARDLQLPKGMSAPKANVIENATASYKSPNTGASTNDGEGSSSQPPPAIDDDEEEGGLC